A DNA window from Hordeum vulgare subsp. vulgare chromosome 1H, MorexV3_pseudomolecules_assembly, whole genome shotgun sequence contains the following coding sequences:
- the LOC123444766 gene encoding WEB family protein At2g38370-like isoform X2, with translation MLMDYREVELMKVEEQTVKVEMGLFVKESETFKVLKELESTKQVIDDLKLQIEKVTSECGNAAKCHADTMNIHPPPDIEGKLDGHTEPLIQSINTVQSPFTTLMKLNQAKAFLNMDTVKMFKCQIEEEKASLEKTRERLQLNMEKASALEAELSKTVAQLQVAKDPKPVLEPYDIWLQMKQLNAEKDKHRKMVEDSRLEIGELTSTIEHTRSKAKTLQFRIVMAEKLKEASRTGEAFALAEMGKRGNMEDPESATSDVTLSVEEHSKLVREAEESEVASRNRIGAAMQELDQANEGKLELLERVDEAMAAFETSRKVLEEALKREEAANKAKVAAEDALRRLRSDQIILNWRPTGNSNSNSSNAVKFKASATPTIPRKSGTGIYDVNGLSLVATTPKSTKAMSIGQILSMKLDCEFETAATGKKTAGAATKKKKVSLGQMLSQKYDMYSPMRIDHDGASRKQFQPRRRRLGFVVYALLLARQKHRKRQQARASSCSAKVV, from the exons ATGCTGATGGATTACCGG GAGGTAGAACTTATGAAAGTTGAGGAACAGACTGTCAAAGTCGAGATGGGGCTCTTTGTTAAGGAAAGCGAAACATTTAAAGTGCTGAAAGAGTTAGAGTCAACAAAGCAAGTTATTGATGACTTGAAGTTACAGATAGAGAAGGTAACATCAGAGTGTGGAAATGCAGCAAAATGCCATGCAGATACCATGAATATACATCCACCTCCTGATATAGAAGGGAAACTGGACGGCCACACCGAGCCACTGATCCAGAGCATAAATACCGTACAGTCTCCATTTACCACACTGATGAAGCTGAATCAGGCAAAAGCATTCCTGAACATGGATACTGTCAAGATGTTTAAGTGCCAGATAGAGGAGGAGAAAGCATCCCTTGAGAAAACCCGTGAAAGGTTGCAGTTGAATATGGAGAAAGCTTCAGCACTGGAAGCAGAGTTGAGCAAAACTGTCGCGCAGCTACAAGTCGCAAAAGACCCGAAACCTGTCCTTGAACCTTATGATATATGGCTGCAGATGAAGCAGTTGAACGCTGAAAAAGATAAGCACAGGAAGATGGTCGAGGATTCAAGATTGGAGATCGGTGAACTAACTTCCACAATTGAGCACACAAGGTCTAAGGCGAAGACTCTTCAGTTCAGGATCGTCATGGCCGAAAAATTGAAGGAAGCCTCAAGGACGGGGGAAGCTTTTGCCCTCGCGGAGATGGGAAAACGGGGCAACATGGAGGACCCAGAGAGTGCTACATCCGACGTCACACTTTCTGTCGAAGAACACTCCAAACTTGTGCGTGAAGCAGAAGAATCAGAGGTTGCCTCGAGGAACAGAATAGGCGCGGCAATGCAGGAGCTCGATCAGGCAAACGAGGGCAagctagaacttttggaaagagtGGACGAGGCAATGGCCGCCTTCGAGACCAGCAGGAAGGTCCTGGAGGAGGCCCTGAAGAGGGAGGAGGCCGCGAACAAAGCCAAGGTCGCAGCCGAAGATGCACTCCGGAGGCTGCGGTCCGACCAAATAATCCTGAACTGGCGACCGAccggcaacagcaacagcaacagcagtaaTGCTGTGAAGTTCAAGGCCTCAGCAACGCCGACAATACCACGGAAGTCCGGCACGGGGATCTACGACGTGAACGGCCTGAGCCTGGTGGCCACCACGCCCAAGAGCACCAAGGCCATGTCCATCGGGCAGATCCTGAGCATGAAGCTGGACTGCGAGTTCGAGACCGCCGCCACCGGGAAGAAGACCGCGGGGGcagcgacgaagaagaagaaggtgtcgCTGGGGCAGATGCTGAGCCAGAAGTACGACATGTACTCGCCGATGAGGATCGACCACGACGGCGCGTCCCGCAAGCAGTTCCAACCCAGGAGGCGCAGGCTGGGGTTCGTGGTGTACGCGCTGCTCCTGGCCAGGCAGAAGCACAGGAAGAGGCAGCAGGCCCGGGCCTCCTCCTGCAGCGCCAAGGTCGTGTAG
- the LOC123444766 gene encoding WEB family protein At2g38370-like isoform X1, translating into MAEVVLVAQHQHAAAGGGDALALAAMRGRGEVDTSSQFESVRQAVGRFGGGSVSPWRHPQPPPSPPPLQLRPEEVELMKVEEQTVKVEMGLFVKESETFKVLKELESTKQVIDDLKLQIEKVTSECGNAAKCHADTMNIHPPPDIEGKLDGHTEPLIQSINTVQSPFTTLMKLNQAKAFLNMDTVKMFKCQIEEEKASLEKTRERLQLNMEKASALEAELSKTVAQLQVAKDPKPVLEPYDIWLQMKQLNAEKDKHRKMVEDSRLEIGELTSTIEHTRSKAKTLQFRIVMAEKLKEASRTGEAFALAEMGKRGNMEDPESATSDVTLSVEEHSKLVREAEESEVASRNRIGAAMQELDQANEGKLELLERVDEAMAAFETSRKVLEEALKREEAANKAKVAAEDALRRLRSDQIILNWRPTGNSNSNSSNAVKFKASATPTIPRKSGTGIYDVNGLSLVATTPKSTKAMSIGQILSMKLDCEFETAATGKKTAGAATKKKKVSLGQMLSQKYDMYSPMRIDHDGASRKQFQPRRRRLGFVVYALLLARQKHRKRQQARASSCSAKVV; encoded by the exons ATGGCGGAAGTAGTACTAGTAGCGCAGCACCAGCACGCGGCCGCGGGGGGCGGCGACGCGCTGGCGCTGGCGGCAATGCGTGGCCGCGGCGAGGTGGACACCTCCTCCCAGTTCGAGTCCGTGCGCCAGGCCGTCGGCCGCTtcggcggcggctccgtctccCCGTGGCGCCACCCGCAGCCcccgccctcgccgccgccgctccagcTCCGGCCAGAG GAGGTAGAACTTATGAAAGTTGAGGAACAGACTGTCAAAGTCGAGATGGGGCTCTTTGTTAAGGAAAGCGAAACATTTAAAGTGCTGAAAGAGTTAGAGTCAACAAAGCAAGTTATTGATGACTTGAAGTTACAGATAGAGAAGGTAACATCAGAGTGTGGAAATGCAGCAAAATGCCATGCAGATACCATGAATATACATCCACCTCCTGATATAGAAGGGAAACTGGACGGCCACACCGAGCCACTGATCCAGAGCATAAATACCGTACAGTCTCCATTTACCACACTGATGAAGCTGAATCAGGCAAAAGCATTCCTGAACATGGATACTGTCAAGATGTTTAAGTGCCAGATAGAGGAGGAGAAAGCATCCCTTGAGAAAACCCGTGAAAGGTTGCAGTTGAATATGGAGAAAGCTTCAGCACTGGAAGCAGAGTTGAGCAAAACTGTCGCGCAGCTACAAGTCGCAAAAGACCCGAAACCTGTCCTTGAACCTTATGATATATGGCTGCAGATGAAGCAGTTGAACGCTGAAAAAGATAAGCACAGGAAGATGGTCGAGGATTCAAGATTGGAGATCGGTGAACTAACTTCCACAATTGAGCACACAAGGTCTAAGGCGAAGACTCTTCAGTTCAGGATCGTCATGGCCGAAAAATTGAAGGAAGCCTCAAGGACGGGGGAAGCTTTTGCCCTCGCGGAGATGGGAAAACGGGGCAACATGGAGGACCCAGAGAGTGCTACATCCGACGTCACACTTTCTGTCGAAGAACACTCCAAACTTGTGCGTGAAGCAGAAGAATCAGAGGTTGCCTCGAGGAACAGAATAGGCGCGGCAATGCAGGAGCTCGATCAGGCAAACGAGGGCAagctagaacttttggaaagagtGGACGAGGCAATGGCCGCCTTCGAGACCAGCAGGAAGGTCCTGGAGGAGGCCCTGAAGAGGGAGGAGGCCGCGAACAAAGCCAAGGTCGCAGCCGAAGATGCACTCCGGAGGCTGCGGTCCGACCAAATAATCCTGAACTGGCGACCGAccggcaacagcaacagcaacagcagtaaTGCTGTGAAGTTCAAGGCCTCAGCAACGCCGACAATACCACGGAAGTCCGGCACGGGGATCTACGACGTGAACGGCCTGAGCCTGGTGGCCACCACGCCCAAGAGCACCAAGGCCATGTCCATCGGGCAGATCCTGAGCATGAAGCTGGACTGCGAGTTCGAGACCGCCGCCACCGGGAAGAAGACCGCGGGGGcagcgacgaagaagaagaaggtgtcgCTGGGGCAGATGCTGAGCCAGAAGTACGACATGTACTCGCCGATGAGGATCGACCACGACGGCGCGTCCCGCAAGCAGTTCCAACCCAGGAGGCGCAGGCTGGGGTTCGTGGTGTACGCGCTGCTCCTGGCCAGGCAGAAGCACAGGAAGAGGCAGCAGGCCCGGGCCTCCTCCTGCAGCGCCAAGGTCGTGTAG